The genomic segment TTAAAAATTTTTTGTCCTTTCACGAAAGTTTTCTCCTTCATATGATATTTTATTATATTATCAATATATCAAGTAAAAATATGAGCAATAAAGATATATTAAAATCCCGAATTTTAAAAAAATCGGGATTTTAATATATCTATCTAATGCTAGACATCACTAAATAATTCCATATTCCTTTAGCAGCTTTTCAATCTCTGTGCCTGCTACTTGTTTTTCAATTTTACGTTTAACTAATGGTGGCAAATCAATTTCTGGTTTTTCACCATCTAACAAGCTCACACCCGCATTTAACAAATAGCGTATATCATATCTTGAAGCATATACCTCAGGAACTCCTTTTTCAACTCCAGTCAATACATATACTGCTTCCATGGCTGTACGTCCTGAATATTCTATAGTAAATACAGTGTCACGTCCTGGATCATCCAATGTTTCAGCAAATTGTCCAAGGAAAGCAAAGTTTACTGCATTCTTTGGTACAACATAAGGACGATCTCCAAATTCACGGGGCATAAACTGGGATGTGATAAATGGCATCATAACTGGAACTGCAGTACAGCTTTCTGCTAATTTTTCTATTTTATCTGTAGGAACCCCTATATGATATAACCATTCTTTTGTAATTTCATTTCCAGTACAATCCCTCATAGGTTTTTTAATGTAATCTCCAGGAACATCAGTGAACAAACCATATACCCAAACGACAACATCTTTTTCAGGTTGCCCATAGTATTGTTCTTGACGGTTTATGGTCCAACTCATCAACCAGGAAGAGTCAACTGCTGTAACTATACCACCTGTTACAGTACGTCCACCATATGGAGAACGTTTTGTAATCTTTTCAATATATTCAGGAACACGTTCATCATGACAAGTTACTGTACAAGACTCCCAATTGGATTTTTCTGGATCTGTACAGAATTTATCTGGATGCCCGAATTCATCACACTGGGCCGCTATATTTCTCCATAAAGTCCAGCATCCTCCTGGTTCCTTATTAAATGGAGCCGGAGTATCATCGTCACCATATCCACTACCTTCAGTCATAGAACCGTTGGTG from the Xylanivirga thermophila genome contains:
- a CDS encoding oleate hydratase, with protein sequence MKLKTHDDRLTLTNGNYHSLVNARKPKGIEDKKAYLIGTGIGALAAGCFLIRDAHMDGSKITFLEQLDLPGGSLDAQVRQNVGYVARGGREQGHHFEVLWDLFSSLPSTEDPNMTVLDYFYYTNHDDPNFSNCRITHNQGERHDNGKFNLGQDLAKEIAAFTMMTDEELQDKAIEDIFSEELLNTDFWTYWRTMFAFENWHSALEMKLYMNRFIHHVDGLPDLSALQFSRHDQYTSFVKPMVKYLEDHGAKFEYGVTVDNVEFSISEDKKVAKRIVARGKDGNDISIALTENDLVFITNGSMTEGSGYGDDDTPAPFNKEPGGCWTLWRNIAAQCDEFGHPDKFCTDPEKSNWESCTVTCHDERVPEYIEKITKRSPYGGRTVTGGIVTAVDSSWLMSWTINRQEQYYGQPEKDVVVWVYGLFTDVPGDYIKKPMRDCTGNEITKEWLYHIGVPTDKIEKLAESCTAVPVMMPFITSQFMPREFGDRPYVVPKNAVNFAFLGQFAETLDDPGRDTVFTIEYSGRTAMEAVYVLTGVEKGVPEVYASRYDIRYLLNAGVSLLDGEKPEIDLPPLVKRKIEKQVAGTEIEKLLKEYGII